One Diospyros lotus cultivar Yz01 chromosome 1, ASM1463336v1, whole genome shotgun sequence genomic window carries:
- the LOC127809758 gene encoding D-3-phosphoglycerate dehydrogenase 3, chloroplastic-like, producing the protein MAASASTSFLSTPALRKLPPCSLSCKLPLSDAFGVSVSLRRGRRAGPSFVVLAMDAKPTVLIAEKLGEAGLKLLKEVANVDCSYNLSPEELCTKISLCDALIVRSGTKVTRDVFEASAGRLKVVGRAGVGIDNVDLAAATEFGCLVVNAPTANTVAAAEHGIALLAAMARNIAQADASIKAGKWQRNKYVGVSLVGKTLAVMGFGKVGSEVARRAKGLGMHVIAHDPYAPADRARAIGVELVSFDEAIETADFISLHMPLTPATSKILNDETFAKMKKGVRIVNVARGGVIDEEALVKALDAGIVAQAALDVFTVEPPPKDSKLVLHEQVTATPHLGASTMEAQEGVAIEIAEAVVGALKGELAATAVNAPMVPAEVLAELKPFVELAEKLGRLAVQLIAGGSGVKSVKVTYASARGPDDLDTRLLRAMITKGLIEPISSVFVNLVNADFTAKQRGIRIAEERIILDGSPESPLEFIQVQIANVESRFASAMSEIGEIKVEGRVKDATPHLTKVGYFDVDVSLEGSLILCRQVDQPGMIGKVGSILGEENVNVSFMSVGRIAPRKQAVMAIGVDEQPSKEALKRIGDIPAVEEFVFLKL; encoded by the exons ATGGCGGCTTCTGCTTCGACGAGCTTTCTCTCCACGCCTGCTCTCCGGAAGTTGCCTCCATGCTCTCTTTCATGTAAGCTCCCTCTCTCCGACGCCTTCGGCGTCTCCGTCTCGCTCCGCCGCGGCAGACGCGCCGGCCCGTCCTTCGTGGTGCTGGCAATGGACGCTAAGCCGACGGTCCTCATCGCCGAGAAGCTCGGCGAGGCGGGGTTGAAGCTGCTGAAAGAAGTTGCAAACGTCGATTGCTCCTACAACTTGAGTCCCGAAGAGCTCTGCACCAAGATCTCGCTATGCGACGCCTTGATCGTCCGCAGCGGCACGAAGGTTACCCGAGATGTGTTCGAGGCGTCGGCCGGCCGGCTCAAGGTTGTCGGACGCGCTGGCGTCGGTATCGATAACGTGGATCTGGCGGCGGCCACTGAGTTCGGTTGCCTTGTGGTTAATGCTCCGACGGCAAACACCGTTGCGGCAGCTGAGCACGGCATCGCGCTTCTCGCTGCCATGGCTCGGAACATTGCGCAGGCTGATGCATCTATTAAAGCCG GGAAGTGGCAACGGAACAAATATGTAGGGGTGTCGCTTGTTGGAAAAACACTTGCTGTGATGGGTTTTGGCAAGGTAGGATCAGAAGTTGCCAGGCGCGCCAAGGGGCTTGGTATGCATGTGATTGCTCATGATCCGTATGCTCCAGCAGACCGTGCCCGAGCTATAGGTGTAGAGCTTGTTAGCTTTGATGAAGCTATAGAAACTGCTGACTTCATCTCACTTCACATGCCTCTCACTCCTGCTACATCAAAGATTCTCAATGATGAGACTTTTGCAAAGATGAAGAAAGGAGTTAGAATTGTCAATGTTGCTCGGGGGGGAGTAATTGATGAAGAAGCTTTGGTGAAGGCACTCGATGCTGGCATTGTTGCTCAG GCTGCACTTGATGTTTTCACTGTAGAGCCACCGCCAAAAGATAGCAAATTGGTACTACATGAACAAGTTACTGCGACTCCACATCTTGGTGCCAGTACTATGGAAGCTCAG GAAGGGGTGGCAATTGAAATTGCTGAAGCTGTTGTTGGAGCCTTGAAAGGGGAACTTGCTGCTACTGCAGTGAATGCACCAATGGTTCCTGCTGAG GTGTTAGCAGAGCTGAAACCGTTTGTTGAACTTGCTGAGAAGCTTGGTCGACTAGCTGTCCAATTAATAGCAGGTGGGAGTGGTGTTAAATCTGTAAAAGTGACGTATGCTTCTGCCAGGGGTCCTGATGACCTTGACACAAGACTGCTTCGAGCCATGATCACTAAGGGCCTGATTGAGCCTATATCCAGCGTTTTTGTAAACTTGGTGAATGCAGATTTCACTGCTAAACAGAGAGGTATTCGGATTGCTGAAGAACGGATCATACTAGACGGTTCACCAGAAAGTCCCCTTGAGTTCATCCAGGTTCAGATTGCAAACGTAGAGTCAAGATTTGCCAGTGCAATGTCAGAAATTGGGGAGATCAAAGTAGAGGGACGGGTGAAAGATGCCACTCCACATTTGACAAAGGTTGGATATTTTGATGTTGACGTGAGCTTGGAAGGTAGCCTTATTCTCTGCCGACAGGTTGACCAGCCTGGTATGATTGGGAAGGTGGGAAGCATTTTGGGAGAGGAGAATGTCAATGTGAGTTTTATGAGTGTCGGGAGAATTGCTCCGCGGAAGCAAGCGGTTATGGCCATTGGAGTGGATGAACAGCCTAGCAAAGAGGCGTTAAAGAGGATCGGGGACATTCCAGCTGTGGAAGAATTTGTTTTCCTCAAGTTGTAG
- the LOC127809763 gene encoding ADP-ribosylation factor 1, with translation MGAAMSRLAKQFLGKRDVKILMLGLDASGKTTILYKLKLGDVLTTVPTIGFNVEALAYRNISFTVWDVGGQAKIRSLWRHYFRNTQGIIFVVDSNDRGRISEARRELHQILSEDELKDACLLVFANKQDLPHAMFASEVADKLGLHLLRRHRWYIQGISATSGRGLYEGLDWLSSNIPSKTAMSSLTKEVGSSLTS, from the exons ATGGGGGCGGCAATGTCAAGGCTTGCTAAACAGTTTCTTGGAAAGCGCGATGTCAAAATTCTGATGCTGGGTCTCGATGCTTCGGGAAAGACAACCATTTTGTACAAGTTGAAGCTGGGGGATGTCCTTACAACCGTACCCACAATTG GTTTTAATGTCGAAGCACTAGCATACAGAAACATCAGCTTCACCGTGTGGGATGTAGGAGGGCAAGCCAAG ATTCGGTCTTTGTGGCGACATTACTTCAGAAATACCCAGGGGATCATTTTTGTGGTCGACAGCAATGACAGAGGAAGAATCTCAGAAGCCCGAAGGGAGCTGCATCAGATTCTGAGTGAG GATGAACTAAAGGATGCTTGCTTGCTTGTTTTTGCCAACAAGCAAGACCTTCCGCATGCCATGTTTGCTTCCGAGGTTGCTGACAAACTCGGCCTGCATTTACTTCGCCGGCATCGATG GTACATCCAGGGAATTTCTGCAACCTCCGGCCGAGGTCTTTACGAGGGTCTCGATTGGTTATCCAGCAACATTCCCAGCAAGACAGCAATGAGCAGCCTGACTAAAGAAGTTGGATCTAGTCTCACCAGCTGA